In the genome of Bacillus thuringiensis, the window ATTCGAAATTTGAAAGGGATGTATAAAATTATATGAATGAAACGATATCATCAAATAAGTTTTTTTATTTGATTTTACTTAGTCTAGTGTTAATAACGACAGTGAATGTTATTTTACGCTGGGAGGAAGCTTATTTTTTCATGTATTTAGCGCTCCATTTGTTGGGGATTTTATGTATAAGTGGTGGAGTCGTTACTGAAAAAAAGAATGAAGAAAGCGTTAACTATATGTGTGTGATCGGTCTTGTTTTACTTTTAGCTGTACAAGGTATTATGAAATATAGTTCTTTCTCTTTACAAGATTTTAGTTTATTAATAGATGTACTTCCTTAAAGAGGCTTTTTATGTTATCTAAAAAGCAAGTAGGGTACGTTTTGGTTTGCAAGTGCGATCCTTATTCCGGATTGTGAACCGAAGAAAGTGTTTAAAGATAGGTAAAACTCTTCTTATGTAGAAGAGTTTTTTTATGTAAATAAAAGGATTTCGAGCAATTCACATAATAAGCTTGTTCTAATTTAGCGTGTACGAACTTACAATAATAATAGACAGGCAGCATAGAGGAGGGAATAGCGTGAGGAAGGTTATTGGTTGGTCGCTTTTTTTGTACGTTGGATTTGCGTTACTTATATATTGGTATTTATTTGGATGGAATCATGAACTTATTCCGGACATGTATAAAGGAACAAGTGCAGATCCAGAAACGTTTATGAGTGCGAGAGAGCTTACGCTAAGCCAAGATTATTCGCGCGTGAAAAATTTACTATACTTTTTAGCGACGCCTCTTGAATGGATTATTTTATTGTTTGTACTTGTGCTAGGTATTTCAAGAAAGTTTGAGAAATGGTCGAAGGAAACGACTAAAATAAGTGTCTTGCAAGTTGCGATTTATTTCTTTTATTTATCATTACTGACAACAGTGCTTGCCTTACCGATGCAATGGATTGGCCGGAAAGTGTCCGTTGATTACGGCATTTCAACGCAAAGCACACAAAGCTGGATTAAAGATCATGTTATCGGTTTTTGGGAAAGTTATGCGACTATGTTAATTGTAGTGACCGTTCTATTATGGCTTATCCGTAAATTTCCGAAGAGATGGTGGCTAGCAGGGTGGGCGCTCTCTGTTCCATTTACAATCTTTTTAACATTCATACAGCCTGTCGTTATTGATCCGCTTTATAACGACTTCTCGACGCTGAAAAATAAAGAATTAGAAACGAAAATTTTAGCGATAGCAGACAAAGCGGACATTCCTGCTAAGCACGTATATGAAGTAAATATGTCAGAAAAAACGAATGCATTAAATGCTTACGTAACAGGAATTGGCCCTAACGCCCGTATTGTAATGTGGGATACAACGCTTAAGCAGTTAAAAGATAGAGAGATTTTATTTATCATGGCCCATGAAATGGGACATTATGTTATGAAGCATATATACTTTGGCGTTGCCAGTTATGTATTGCTATCGTTTATAGGTATGTTTTTAATTAGTCGTATTATAAATATGTGTATTCGCAAATGGGGAGATACATTGCAAATTTCAAAAGTAGCATGTTTCTCCATTTTACCTTTATTTTTCTTAATTTCTTCTGTACTTTCTTTTGCAGCACAACCAGCAACAAACTACGTTTCACGTATAGAAGAAAGAGCGGCAGATCAATATGCTTTAAATATGACGAAGGACGGGAAATCTGGTGTGAAAACTTTTCAATATTTATCAAAAACAAGTTTAAGCCAAGTAAATCCGCCTGCGTTAGTGAAGTTTTTCTTATACACGCACCCACCAATTTTTGAAAGAATTCATACGTTTGAACAATATGAGAAACAAAGAAAAAAGGAGTAGCTATTATGCTACTTTTTTTTATAGGAATATAAGTTTTATATTGGGAATATTTATCATTGCTTTTTATTGTGATTTTGTAAATAATAAGCTATAAAATTCTAAAAATCTATATATAAAGGAATAAAGGTGAAAAAATGTATTTTTTACAAAATTTAAAAGTGAAATATAAATTATTATCGCTTATTTCATTAGCAGTTTTAGGTATGGTAATTATGAGCAGTGTAGCAATTAATTCCATTAATCAGATTAAGCACGATACAGAGGTTGTAGTAGATGATTATCAATATTCTGCAATTTTATTAGAAGGAATGCTTCGTACACAAAATTCACTAGAATATAACTTACTAGAATTAATTACGGCGTCCCAAAATGAAGTGGCAAATAAAGAGGGGATAATTGATAATATTGAAAAGGATCTTAAAAAATATGATTCTTTATTAAAAGAATATGATGATGGCGTTAATTTAAGTAAGCAAGAGGATGAATTGTTTCAAAAGATGAAGAAATCTTTGCCAAGTTATAAAGATACATATAAAAAATTGTTTGAAAAGGCGAAGGCAACAAACGAGCCACAAATGGTAAATGAATTTCAGAAGGAATTAAAACCGAAGGGAATAGAGTTGGCTGGTTATGCAGTGGA includes:
- a CDS encoding DUF2101 family protein, with the translated sequence MNETISSNKFFYLILLSLVLITTVNVILRWEEAYFFMYLALHLLGILCISGGVVTEKKNEESVNYMCVIGLVLLLAVQGIMKYSSFSLQDFSLLIDVLP
- a CDS encoding M48 family metallopeptidase; the encoded protein is MRKVIGWSLFLYVGFALLIYWYLFGWNHELIPDMYKGTSADPETFMSARELTLSQDYSRVKNLLYFLATPLEWIILLFVLVLGISRKFEKWSKETTKISVLQVAIYFFYLSLLTTVLALPMQWIGRKVSVDYGISTQSTQSWIKDHVIGFWESYATMLIVVTVLLWLIRKFPKRWWLAGWALSVPFTIFLTFIQPVVIDPLYNDFSTLKNKELETKILAIADKADIPAKHVYEVNMSEKTNALNAYVTGIGPNARIVMWDTTLKQLKDREILFIMAHEMGHYVMKHIYFGVASYVLLSFIGMFLISRIINMCIRKWGDTLQISKVACFSILPLFFLISSVLSFAAQPATNYVSRIEERAADQYALNMTKDGKSGVKTFQYLSKTSLSQVNPPALVKFFLYTHPPIFERIHTFEQYEKQRKKE